In Macrobrachium rosenbergii isolate ZJJX-2024 chromosome 27, ASM4041242v1, whole genome shotgun sequence, the genomic stretch gaaaataattactgtttttgttgttattcgtTCGTTGTCATTCATCTTTACCAGTTTTCGGTGTTCTTTTTGGAATTAGAATGATAAATTAtctccattcttttttttaacattgtctAAATCTTCAATTGGCGGGGTTCAACTAATCCATTTCTGTTTGATTATCTCACCTCACTAGGTGTCATCCTTCTTCCATGTTTGTTGTTTCTCTGATTCACTGCTTCTCCCTCCTCAACACATAGCCTAAATCATCTCAGTCTTATTTTAAAGCTTTTGGAAAAAATCTTGAAGCAACTtcaattttaatatgaatttattaatataGTAAACGATGTGCATCTCAGTATACTACTGCAATTTATTGTCACACCACCTTAGAGTTTCCTCTTCTCATTGCTAATGCCCACGTATCTGAAATGTAGATAACCATCAGCTAGATAGATCTTGTGCCATTGGAATGTATTAGTAGACTAGGTCAATTGCCAGAGGTAGGTCACAGGGACAAGTGGTCCTCGCACCCACGCATGGTAGGCAGGGCATATGAGGTTTGGGGAATACTGGTAATGAACCTGTTCTCCACACAGCTAAATGGAAAATTCCCAGTGTTTTGCTATCCAGTGATGGACACCTGTGTTTTTGAGGATGCCTTTCAACACCCTTGGGACAGTGTAGATATCTATGCCTCTTCCTGTTCAACCTGATTTGTTAAGTTGGTCACTCCTGGTCTCAGGTTGACCATGGTGGCTCGTCTTGGGCCAAAGGCCAGCTGGTATCCTGATCTGTTGGAAATTTTCATTGAGGCATCGAGTGTTACCCCTATGGCCCAGGATGCTCAAGCAGCTGCAGCCATTGAGGTACCATCAGGCTTTTCTTGCAGAGTTGCACAGATGTCAGGAAGTTCACAGTAGATTCCATGGTAGATGTCTGCCAGGCAAAGTGAGCTTTATTTTGTGGTTGTGTTGTTTGAGGGGTCTCGCCTGATTGGAGAGAGAAATTGGTAGTTCCTTGTCTACTTCCAGTTAGACATGATTCTAATTTGTTCCTACAGTGAAGTGCTGCTGCACAGCACTTACCTTTTGGCATGATCTGACTGATTTGGGTGAGGTTTTCATGCTTATGAGGAGCTTGAATCAGTCTTGCCCCGTGGAATTGACTCTTGACTCTCATTCCCTGAAATATCACCCAGGCACTGTATGATTCCCTGAGGGAGGCTTCAGACAAATGTGTCTTCTTGCTAGCCGCTTGAGTTTGCAGTTTTGGCTATCCTTTCCAACAAATAATAGCTGAGCCCACAAAATAACCTCACTAAAATTGAAGTTGTAAAAATTCAGTATACAGCATTGCTTCAGTTAACTcaatttaaacagaaaactttgTTGTGAACCTTCAtaggaaaccttttttttttctatttacataaTACAGTTTTCATGGCTTATGTTAAGGGGTGAAGAGACAACATCCCCGTAAATTCAGACTGATAAGCCTTTgggaaaatagaatattttctgtCCTTGTGGGGTCCATGTTTGtaaattaatcagtcagtcaaggTGCTGAACTGCCAGTAATGGAACTGGGAAGAAAAATGCTTATAGAATGATATCACTGCTGTGCACAAATTGCGTGGATGGCCtccttctccctgtgctgtcttGATGATCTTAGcctgaaagataatatgaataaaagtcTTGCTTGATAGTGTCCATTTTGACCATGCTCAAAGTTGCCTGTTATGCTGAGCAAGTAGGTTTTCACCCGAGTAACAGTTACTTCTCTCTGAGTGTTATTCTAGCATGGTGCTTTGGTTGCGGCATTATTGAATCAAATAAGTTTGCAAATGTCATCAGAGTGGTAGATACTTCTGCTACAAGATTTCTATGCCTTTTCATTTTCAGGGACAGGTTTACGTCAAAATCTCAAGAACTGGcaattaaaaaatttgaaaggaTCATTGCTGTTCCATGAAAAGATGCAAAATACAGACCTTTTTATGGATTTTGTGTAATCATTTAATGACTTGTTAAGATATACACCTAGTACAAAGTTTGAAAGGAGACTTTTCATTATAGGTTGAGACTTTTCCCTAGTAAGTAGGTCTCATCTGGCATTAATCACTTcgttattgaaaaaaaagtagTTAGTAATTAGATCCCCCTCCCACCTCACCTACTGGGCAAAAGTAAAGGGTATGGATTTATGTAGCATATAGatgaatgtaaattttatatatttttggtatccATGTCATGTTCATTAaggaatcttaattttttttcttggtttttcatTGACAGAAATAAGTGAGATTGGATGTAGCAGTGAAGAAAGTGCGCAACGCTGTGGAACAGAGTCTGTGAAATTGGATCGTGGAGGTAGTAGTGGTTTACGGGGTACATACTACCCCAGCTTTCCTTCAGAACATCTACAGGCGATGGATGACGTGCCCCTGCCGTCTGGCAGTGGTGGCTTTATGGTGGACCCCAGCCATTTCGTTCTCCAGATGAATACTATGACATTTTAGGAAGCTTAAGTGCCACCAGTTCACCACAGTATGCTGGAACTGGTACCGGTTCTGCTTTGCCTGCTGGGCCTCCTACCTCATCCAAGGTGGATAATGCTTCATATGTTGAAGCATCCAGTGCACCCCTTGCATATGGGGACACACAAGCACCCATGGATTTCAGTAGTAATCCTTCTGGTCTCGCTTTTAGTAGTACTGCTACAGCAACTTACGGACCAACTCCTGATTATTCTGACAGTCAGGGATACTCACAAAACGTCAACAATCATCTAAGTTTGCTGAGTGACGTTACAATGGGAGGTGATGCCAGTAGTAGCATTAGCAATCATAGCAATAGTGGAACTgttagtagcagcagcagcagcagcagtagtagtagtagcagcagcagcagcagtagtagcagcagcagcagcagtagcagcagctcTAGCAGCTCAGGTTCCTCATCATCAGGAGGGAGCACTAGTTGTGACACCGGGGACAATGAAGTTCGAAGGAAACGTGTCCACAGCGCTGGTGCTGAAGGTAGCCGCGGAAAGAGTCAGCGAGGGCGAATGGAGCCTCGTCGTAACGGTTGGGGAAGTACACACACTCTGCATCAAAATGACGACAGTGAAGATGAAGATGGAGACGTTCATTTACCTGTTCGCAACACCAGACATTCTAAGGTTGATGATGGTCCCACTGCACCAGATTTGCAGCTTGACTGGGTTTCATCATCAGATTCAGACTCCGATACAGATTCATGCATTGAGGTAGTGAGTGTTCATCGTGCAGTTCGAAGAAATCGATCTGTCGATGTTGTTGACCTAACAAACGAAAGTGATGATGAAGTACTTGTTTCTACTACTGGTCCAACACCCCAAGCTGCACCTACAACACATCAGGTTCCTTCGTCATCGTCAACGTCATCGTCTTGTGCAGTTGCTTCTTCAAGTGGATATGGAATGCCCCATTTAATGGTTAGATTACCGGCTCATAATGCccacgcagcagcagcagcagcagcagcagcaggggcaAGTACTGGTGTTGGCATGTGTAGGGGTCATCATAATTCAGAGCCTGCACAGAATACACCATGCTCTTGCCAAAATGGCCCAACACTGGGCTCCATTGGACTCAGCGCAAGTGGTACAGCCAGCTACACCATGGACCATCGTGGAAGTTGCTACGGAGCATGTGTTTACCCACAGCACTCAccccatcatcaccatcaccatcatcatcacagtATCACCCCCGGTTTAGgacatcaccaccaccaccaccactattaTCCACCAGAATCACCGTTATATTATTCAGCTCTTCCTGCTCATCCTCTGTTTCCCCCATATCCCCCAACTAGTTTAGCTACGACTGCC encodes the following:
- the LOC136853718 gene encoding LOW QUALITY PROTEIN: E3 ubiquitin-protein ligase Arkadia-like (The sequence of the model RefSeq protein was modified relative to this genomic sequence to represent the inferred CDS: inserted 1 base in 1 codon), whose product is MPKQLTPRRRCARCRRRIAPRLMGEPVVSPGRSSQLWDQQAKGVGQAAPNQSVSTVGHHPPSVAHTHSSLTPVTHIYHSEISEIGCSSEESAQRCGTESVKLDRGGSSGLRGTYYPSFPSEHLQAMDDVPLPSGSGGXYGGPQPFRSPDEYYDILGSLSATSSPQYAGTGTGSALPAGPPTSSKVDNASYVEASSAPLAYGDTQAPMDFSSNPSGLAFSSTATATYGPTPDYSDSQGYSQNVNNHLSLLSDVTMGGDASSSISNHSNSGTVSSSSSSSSSSSSSSSSSSSSSSSSSSSSSSSGSSSSGGSTSCDTGDNEVRRKRVHSAGAEGSRGKSQRGRMEPRRNGWGSTHTLHQNDDSEDEDGDVHLPVRNTRHSKVDDGPTAPDLQLDWVSSSDSDSDTDSCIEVVSVHRAVRRNRSVDVVDLTNESDDEVLVSTTGPTPQAAPTTHQVPSSSSTSSSCAVASSSGYGMPHLMVRLPAHNAHAAAAAAAAAGASTGVGMCRGHHNSEPAQNTPCSCQNGPTLGSIGLSASGTASYTMDHRGSCYGACVYPQHSPHHHHHHHHHSITPGLGHHHHHHHYYPPESPLYYSALPAHPLFPPYPPTSLATTASYPAHPSISRLNPLHQRIWHSQQRFQEIQRRRMDPRLREPIAPALARPVTLPQDVNQHNHTGAPVTTVASHSTPHQVATSQSSSTSANADQPAPPPSTTPPAATPMDIQSTPPNAAHSAAHAPAQHLHHHMGMDVLMPSTPAHSDGAGMYGHLYGGAVPPAHVSMPSIPTAAAAAAAAAAAAAAAATGDPRHLPVPGLHINIGGGSQLPLDLSLPPALTPELPPPPRLTYIPQLPLFQRGSFPRLEDYMRFVEHRRLPVVTRGATQNTIERNTFPHKYKKIKRGDITDDGLEKCTICLSEFEEDEDVRRLPCMHLFHIECVDQWLATNKRCPICRVDIEAHLTKDYSVTSS